Proteins from one Listeria innocua genomic window:
- the dacA gene encoding diadenylate cyclase produces MDFSNMSILHYLANIVDILVVWFVIYKVIMLIRGTKAVQLLKGIFIIIAVKLLSGFFGLQTVEWITDQMLTWGFLAIIIIFQPELRRALETLGRGNIFTRYGSRIEREQHHLIESIEKSTQYMAKRRIGALISVARDTGMDDYIETGIPLNAKISSQLLINIFIPNTPLHDGAVIIKGNEIASAASYLPLSDSPFLSKELGTRHRAALGISEVTDSITIVVSEETGGISLTKGGELFRDVSEEELHKILLKELVTVTQKKPSIFSKWKGGKSE; encoded by the coding sequence ATGGATTTTTCCAATATGTCGATATTGCATTATCTAGCAAATATTGTAGATATTCTTGTCGTATGGTTTGTAATTTATAAAGTGATCATGTTAATCCGAGGTACGAAAGCAGTACAATTATTAAAAGGTATTTTTATTATCATTGCAGTTAAATTATTAAGCGGATTTTTTGGTCTCCAAACAGTAGAATGGATTACGGATCAGATGCTTACTTGGGGATTCCTTGCAATTATAATTATCTTCCAACCGGAATTACGCCGTGCTTTAGAGACACTTGGTCGAGGCAATATTTTTACTCGTTACGGTTCTAGAATTGAGCGAGAGCAACACCATCTGATTGAATCTATTGAAAAATCTACCCAATATATGGCGAAACGTCGTATTGGTGCGCTAATTTCAGTAGCACGCGATACCGGAATGGATGATTATATCGAAACCGGAATTCCACTCAATGCAAAAATTTCTTCTCAATTATTAATTAATATTTTTATTCCAAATACGCCGCTTCATGATGGTGCGGTAATTATCAAAGGAAATGAGATTGCATCAGCAGCAAGTTATTTACCACTTTCTGACAGTCCATTTTTATCCAAAGAACTTGGGACGCGTCACCGGGCTGCTCTAGGGATTAGTGAAGTGACAGACAGTATTACAATTGTTGTCTCCGAAGAAACAGGCGGAATTTCCCTTACTAAAGGCGGAGAACTTTTCCGTGATGTTTCAGAAGAAGAGTTACATAAAATTCTTCTAAAAGAGCTTGTCACAGTAACGCAAAAGAAACCTTCTATCTTTTCTAAATGGAAAGGAGGCAAAAGCGAATGA
- a CDS encoding ABC transporter ATP-binding protein, with product METVLQAKNVRKIYGSKGNVYTALENISIDIKEGEFTGIMGPSGAGKSTLLNVLSTIDKPTSGEIMISGQELENMNEQQMSTFRRDKLGFIFQDYNLLDTLTIRENIILPLALAKRPVKEMEKKLANISEKFGITEILDKYPSEISGGQKQRTAASRAIITSPSLIFADEPTGALDSKSATNLLESLRDLNEQDKATIMMVTHDAFAASFCKRILFIKDGELYTEIYRGTKTRKEFFQKILDVLAKLGGDTDDVI from the coding sequence ATGGAGACAGTTCTACAAGCAAAAAATGTAAGAAAAATTTATGGAAGCAAAGGAAATGTGTATACTGCACTTGAAAATATCAGTATTGATATTAAAGAAGGCGAATTTACAGGTATTATGGGTCCTTCTGGGGCAGGTAAGTCTACTTTACTTAACGTTTTATCTACTATTGATAAGCCAACTTCTGGTGAGATTATGATTTCCGGACAAGAACTTGAAAACATGAATGAACAACAAATGTCTACTTTCCGCCGCGATAAACTAGGTTTTATTTTCCAAGATTACAACTTACTAGATACTCTCACAATCCGTGAAAATATTATCCTTCCGCTTGCACTAGCAAAACGCCCAGTCAAAGAAATGGAAAAGAAATTAGCAAATATTAGTGAAAAATTCGGTATTACAGAAATTCTTGATAAATACCCAAGTGAAATCTCTGGTGGTCAAAAACAACGTACAGCTGCCTCTCGCGCAATTATTACTTCACCAAGTTTGATTTTTGCGGATGAGCCAACTGGAGCACTTGATTCCAAATCTGCAACCAACTTACTTGAAAGCTTACGTGACTTAAATGAACAAGACAAAGCTACTATTATGATGGTTACACACGATGCATTTGCAGCAAGTTTCTGCAAACGAATTTTATTTATTAAAGACGGAGAATTATATACAGAAATCTATCGTGGAACAAAAACGCGTAAGGAGTTCTTCCAAAAAATTCTAGACGTCCTTGCAAAACTGGGGGGCGACACAGATGACGTTATTTGA
- the glmM gene encoding phosphoglucosamine mutase, which translates to MGKYFGTDGVRGVANSELTPELAFRLGRMGGYVLTRHVGEHPRVLVARDTRISGEMLESALIAGLVSVGIEVMRLGVISTPGVAYLTKAQGASASVMISASHNPVDDNGIKFFGSDGFKLSDDQEEEIEQLLDTAEDTLPRPSGEGLGTVSDYFEGKQKYIQYLKQTIENDFNGYHIALDCANGATSGLATHLFADLDADISSMGASPNGLNINDGVGSTHPEALAAFVLDKKADVGLAFDGDGDRVIAIDEIGQIVDGDKIMFICAKYLREQGLLNSNTIVSTVMSNLGFYKGLRELEIEDVQTAVGDRYVVEAMREGNYNLGGEQSGHIIFLDHNTTGDGLLSGIQLINVMKATGKKLSELASEMKTFPQKLENIRVSDKNHVTDNPKVSKVISEVEAEMAGNGRVLVRPSGTEPLVRVMVEAATKEATDEYCERISAVVRSEMALND; encoded by the coding sequence ATGGGTAAATATTTTGGTACGGATGGAGTTAGAGGGGTTGCAAACTCAGAATTAACACCAGAACTTGCATTCAGATTAGGTCGAATGGGTGGGTATGTTTTAACTCGTCACGTTGGTGAACACCCGCGCGTTCTTGTTGCTCGTGATACACGTATATCTGGAGAAATGCTTGAATCCGCTTTAATTGCAGGACTTGTATCTGTAGGAATTGAAGTTATGCGTTTAGGTGTCATTTCAACTCCTGGTGTCGCTTATTTAACAAAAGCGCAAGGAGCTTCTGCCAGCGTCATGATTTCTGCAAGCCATAATCCAGTAGATGATAATGGAATTAAGTTCTTCGGTTCAGACGGCTTTAAACTGTCAGACGATCAAGAAGAAGAAATTGAACAATTACTTGATACAGCAGAGGATACACTACCTCGTCCAAGCGGTGAAGGTCTAGGAACAGTTAGCGATTACTTTGAAGGTAAACAAAAATATATTCAATACTTAAAACAAACAATCGAGAATGACTTCAATGGTTATCATATTGCGTTAGACTGTGCAAATGGAGCAACTTCTGGCTTAGCAACACATTTATTTGCTGATTTAGATGCTGATATTAGCTCAATGGGTGCTTCTCCAAACGGTTTAAATATTAATGACGGTGTTGGCTCTACACATCCAGAAGCCTTAGCTGCATTTGTATTAGATAAAAAAGCAGATGTTGGTTTAGCCTTTGATGGTGACGGAGACCGCGTGATTGCAATTGATGAAATCGGTCAAATTGTCGATGGCGATAAAATTATGTTTATTTGCGCGAAATACTTACGTGAACAAGGTCTATTAAATAGTAATACAATCGTTTCCACTGTTATGAGTAACTTAGGCTTCTATAAAGGCTTAAGAGAACTTGAAATTGAAGATGTTCAAACAGCTGTTGGTGACCGTTATGTTGTAGAAGCAATGCGAGAAGGTAATTATAACCTTGGCGGAGAACAATCTGGTCATATTATTTTCCTAGATCATAATACAACTGGTGATGGCCTGCTTTCCGGAATTCAATTAATTAACGTTATGAAAGCAACTGGGAAAAAATTATCTGAACTTGCTTCAGAAATGAAAACATTCCCGCAAAAACTGGAAAATATCCGTGTAAGTGATAAAAATCATGTAACAGATAATCCAAAAGTAAGTAAAGTAATTAGTGAAGTTGAAGCTGAAATGGCTGGAAATGGTCGCGTGCTTGTTCGTCCATCTGGTACAGAACCATTAGTAAGAGTCATGGTGGAAGCTGCGACAAAAGAAGCAACAGACGAATATTGTGAACGTATTTCAGCGGTTGTTCGTTCAGAAATGGCACTTAACGATTAA
- a CDS encoding ABC transporter permease, protein MTLFDLAKKNIRHNFVHYFLYFASMIFSIMIYFTFLVLSKDPSVVARIDQSSKLSTAFSSSSIILLIFVAIFILYSNNFFTRKRKKEIGLYSLLGLRKKEIGRMLFYENFIMGLGALVIGILAGTLLSKIFVTILLNLINLDSIGGFAFSWGAVLQTSIVFIIITLFTSFTGYRIIYRTTLLDLFQSESKREKSPKPSFILALLSIVLIALGYFIAGQPLDSKNSLWAQLGFSIGALVILASVIIGTSLFITFFLPYLLTKLRNNKRIFYKGSNIISTSQLNFRISSNAKTLIIISILSATTLSAIGTISSIYYQANTSANTSAPSSFEYQVPSDKALNDKIVKTAESDSDHPVEYEQKSTYYTVKAEGTRPDFVEYDINEGFPVISQSEYNSLVKKQGNPENAANLKANEAQMVLSVTYDEKAQKQMIGEKYTLASPSKPNVEIKSVVQNSPIASVMGLLVLPDERVAMIGTDKNIPSQTVESITVKDAKQAQDLDKKMQSLVPKDSNLISYAATYQQIITVTGVLLFIGMFIGFVFLAATGSIIYFKQLTEAYNDIGTFDILKKIGLTKKDIRKILAKQLLVVFLIPLVIGIAHSSFALIGLSHMLALDLTLPVVISTGVYTLMYIVYYFVTLNSYTNIVFGKK, encoded by the coding sequence ATGACGTTATTTGATTTAGCGAAGAAAAATATTAGACATAATTTCGTACATTACTTTTTATATTTCGCATCGATGATTTTCAGTATTATGATTTATTTTACCTTCCTTGTTCTTTCGAAGGATCCATCAGTCGTAGCTAGAATTGACCAATCTTCTAAGTTATCAACCGCGTTTTCTAGCTCGTCTATCATTTTGCTTATATTTGTAGCAATTTTCATTCTTTATTCCAACAACTTCTTCACAAGAAAACGGAAAAAAGAAATCGGTCTTTATTCTTTACTCGGCCTTCGTAAAAAAGAAATTGGTCGGATGTTATTTTATGAAAATTTCATTATGGGTCTTGGCGCATTAGTAATTGGTATTTTGGCTGGTACACTGCTTTCGAAAATTTTCGTAACGATCTTACTTAACTTAATTAATCTCGATAGCATTGGCGGTTTTGCCTTTTCATGGGGAGCTGTTTTACAAACAAGTATTGTTTTTATTATCATTACTTTGTTTACTTCTTTTACAGGCTACCGAATTATCTATCGTACAACATTGCTAGACTTATTCCAATCCGAATCAAAACGTGAAAAAAGCCCAAAACCTTCTTTTATTTTGGCGCTACTTTCTATCGTATTAATCGCACTTGGTTACTTCATCGCTGGGCAACCGCTTGATTCTAAAAATTCATTATGGGCACAATTAGGTTTTTCTATCGGAGCGCTTGTCATTTTAGCTTCAGTAATTATTGGTACGTCTTTGTTTATTACCTTTTTCTTACCATATTTACTTACAAAGCTAAGAAACAACAAACGGATTTTTTATAAAGGTAGTAATATCATTTCTACCTCTCAGTTGAACTTTAGAATTTCATCCAATGCAAAAACATTAATTATTATCTCTATTTTAAGTGCAACGACCTTGTCTGCTATTGGAACGATAAGCAGTATATACTATCAAGCAAATACATCAGCAAACACTTCTGCACCATCAAGTTTTGAGTATCAAGTTCCATCAGACAAAGCACTAAATGATAAAATCGTGAAAACAGCTGAAAGTGACTCTGATCACCCAGTTGAGTACGAACAAAAGAGCACTTACTACACTGTCAAGGCAGAAGGAACTCGACCAGACTTTGTAGAATATGATATAAATGAAGGGTTCCCTGTTATTTCTCAATCTGAATATAATTCACTTGTTAAAAAACAAGGCAACCCAGAAAATGCAGCTAATTTAAAAGCAAATGAAGCACAAATGGTACTTTCAGTCACTTATGATGAAAAAGCGCAAAAACAAATGATTGGCGAAAAATATACATTAGCTTCACCAAGCAAACCAAATGTTGAAATTAAATCAGTTGTTCAAAATTCACCAATTGCTTCCGTTATGGGCTTACTCGTTCTTCCTGATGAAAGAGTTGCCATGATAGGGACTGATAAGAATATCCCATCTCAAACAGTTGAATCTATTACTGTAAAAGATGCAAAACAAGCTCAAGATTTAGATAAAAAAATGCAGTCACTAGTTCCAAAAGATAGTAATCTCATTTCTTACGCAGCTACTTATCAACAAATCATCACAGTAACCGGTGTACTGCTATTTATCGGTATGTTTATCGGTTTTGTTTTCCTAGCAGCGACAGGAAGTATTATCTACTTCAAACAGCTTACAGAAGCATATAACGACATCGGTACATTTGACATCTTGAAGAAAATTGGTCTTACTAAAAAAGACATCCGCAAAATTCTTGCTAAACAATTACTCGTAGTCTTCTTGATTCCATTAGTTATCGGAATTGCGCACAGTAGTTTTGCCCTTATCGGACTTTCACATATGCTGGCACTAGATTTAACACTCCCAGTTGTGATTTCTACCGGTGTCTACACATTAATGTACATTGTGTATTACTTTGTCACTCTAAATAGCTATACGAACATTGTTTTCGGTAAAAAATAA
- a CDS encoding GNAT family N-acetyltransferase, protein MNWTIWDKTQPAPLELLLEADPSEDQIAKYLDKSRVFQLNDTDKTIGVVCLLPLNNKQLEIMNVAVLPTQRNQGIGKILLEKAFDYALQNNFTEIIVKTGNSSIDQLAFYQKNGFRMQQIVPNYFIEHYKGQTIVENGILCVDQIILSKEIKS, encoded by the coding sequence ATGAACTGGACCATTTGGGATAAAACACAACCTGCCCCACTAGAACTATTACTAGAAGCTGATCCGAGTGAAGACCAAATTGCGAAATACCTTGATAAATCACGCGTTTTCCAACTAAATGATACCGATAAAACAATCGGCGTCGTTTGCTTGCTTCCATTAAATAATAAGCAACTTGAAATTATGAATGTTGCTGTTCTACCTACCCAGAGAAATCAAGGAATTGGTAAAATACTCCTTGAAAAAGCGTTTGATTATGCTTTACAAAACAACTTCACTGAAATCATTGTTAAAACAGGTAATTCAAGTATTGACCAACTTGCTTTTTATCAAAAAAACGGCTTTCGGATGCAACAAATTGTTCCAAATTATTTTATAGAACATTATAAAGGGCAAACCATTGTCGAAAACGGTATTCTTTGCGTAGACCAAATCATTCTTTCGAAAGAAATAAAATCCTGA
- a CDS encoding YbbR-like domain-containing protein has translation MDRILNNKWSIRIIALLLAAILFTSVNANNNNATTFSTTSSSDSEVIENVPVKVYYDKTNLYISGIPETVTVTLSGPRSIVQSAKAQQDFTVYADLKNASIGTQEVKLQVKDVSDRLKVKVNPATVNVNVQEKVTKKFSVDVELSKSVIADGYQAGTPIIDPKKVSITGAKDTIEQIAYVKATLESDGKHKSEFTDKATVSVFDSNLNKLDVEVSPQEVEVTVPVEKVGKSVPVKIKQEGTPESDIEISSMTPDKSEVVVVGDDAVLDKIKEIEIPIDVTKIKADTVKEITVPVPTGAKSVQPTTIEVKIKTVKKSEANNGATTSNNNQNTEANNNDATDDSETNDSKTSKSFSNMQVYMSGLKNTFDAQMLTPANGKVSVTITGEKKVLDDITAKDLSVIANLSKSKAGSYSIPLELNGLPDNVAYVINPKKADFIITEKEAQNTVPSKNT, from the coding sequence ATGGATCGAATTTTAAATAATAAATGGTCGATTCGGATTATAGCCTTGTTACTCGCAGCCATCCTTTTTACGTCAGTTAATGCAAATAATAATAACGCCACCACTTTTTCAACGACTTCTTCAAGTGATTCTGAGGTCATTGAGAATGTTCCTGTCAAAGTATATTATGATAAAACGAATTTATACATTTCAGGCATTCCAGAAACAGTCACTGTTACGCTTTCAGGGCCAAGAAGTATCGTTCAATCTGCTAAAGCACAACAAGATTTCACCGTATACGCAGATTTGAAAAATGCATCGATTGGAACGCAGGAAGTTAAACTCCAAGTAAAAGACGTATCTGACCGACTTAAAGTTAAAGTCAATCCAGCTACTGTTAACGTAAATGTTCAAGAAAAAGTAACGAAGAAATTCTCTGTAGATGTAGAGTTAAGTAAATCTGTTATTGCAGATGGTTATCAAGCAGGAACGCCGATTATCGATCCTAAAAAAGTTTCCATTACAGGTGCAAAAGACACGATCGAACAAATCGCTTATGTCAAAGCGACCCTCGAAAGTGATGGAAAACATAAATCGGAATTTACCGACAAGGCGACAGTATCCGTTTTTGATAGTAACCTGAATAAGCTGGATGTAGAGGTCAGTCCGCAAGAGGTTGAAGTGACCGTGCCGGTTGAGAAAGTCGGGAAATCAGTACCGGTTAAAATCAAGCAAGAAGGAACACCAGAAAGCGATATAGAGATTTCAAGCATGACACCTGATAAATCAGAAGTGGTTGTCGTAGGTGACGATGCGGTCCTTGACAAGATTAAAGAGATTGAAATCCCAATTGATGTTACAAAAATAAAAGCAGATACGGTCAAAGAAATTACTGTACCAGTCCCAACAGGCGCTAAATCAGTACAACCTACGACCATTGAGGTTAAAATAAAAACCGTAAAAAAGTCTGAAGCAAATAATGGAGCGACCACATCAAATAATAATCAAAACACAGAAGCAAATAATAACGATGCGACGGATGATTCTGAAACGAATGATTCCAAAACATCAAAATCTTTTTCTAATATGCAAGTATATATGAGTGGTCTGAAAAATACTTTCGATGCCCAGATGTTAACGCCAGCAAATGGCAAAGTTTCTGTAACCATCACCGGGGAGAAAAAAGTATTAGATGACATAACCGCAAAAGATTTAAGCGTTATTGCTAACCTTAGTAAAAGTAAAGCTGGCAGTTACAGCATTCCACTAGAACTAAACGGTTTACCCGATAACGTGGCTTATGTCATCAATCCTAAAAAAGCTGATTTTATTATTACCGAAAAAGAAGCACAAAATACAGTGCCTTCCAAAAACACATAA